From a region of the Oryza sativa Japonica Group chromosome 6, ASM3414082v1 genome:
- the LOC4341106 gene encoding nucleolar complex-associated protein 3 has product MGKSSSKKKKDKVILPPQLPPEVDDDDVVVSDEDVEFFRGNEGHARALATLDRKSIDSYVTRVAHHDEDEVERLYEERERRRKAVEALRPKNHDDDDFEVDRVDALPVKTLQGELVYNNAKKARFDDSSNNVESKSEDKVGNSKQTIQKGERKEKSKSKKGDGKLQNVQAQTEASNGKLQSKVLEEVKEELSAEELFEKKKAQLAEIGMSMLEDPESHIRSLNDMLNICNDKDQKVVKLSLMSLLAVFRDIIPSYRIRQLTEKELTVEVSKDVKKMRYYEYTLLRSYKAYLQKLISLEKQPNFSALAVRCMCTLLDTAPHFNFRESILASVARNLSSPDDAVRKMCCETIRSLFVDEGKHRGEATVEAVRLIADHVKLNDCQLHPDSIEVFLSLRFDDDLGKDDTEEEKGKPKKNKRRQNQEVPKQLPVSDNKKAKQELISKAREEVDAELRSVSFTLDPKERRRIQKEALSALFETYFRILKHSMSISNSRGKVINVSPDGSHPLLAPCLEGLGKFSHLIDLDFMGELVACLKKLSGYTDHHSGTVHDNTLSVSERLQCCIVAFKVWRSNLEALNVDLQDFFVQLFNLILEYRPDRDRGEVLADALKTLLWEGKQQDMIRAAAFIKRLATFALSFGSAEAMAALITLKHLLQKNSKCRNMLENDSGGGSLSCLVAKYDPEAKDPYLSGALASVLWELSLLQKHYDSSVSSMASNILSMANLNPTQNPVPISNASPLEAYRDLSMERKLSKPANKLLPLNCRKKRRGKEFVALSPAALEGSDCVAGGDELKEKLKNHFAVLRGISENERLRAELNHTLSSINLYKEYKKQKKSRKSKAVKKKVSRA; this is encoded by the exons ATGGGGAAGAGCagcagcaagaagaagaaggacaagGTGATCCTGCCCCCGCAGCTGCCGCCGgaggtggacgacgacgacgtggtggTCTCTGACGAGGACGTCGAGTTCTTCAGGGGCAACGAGGGCCACGCCCGCGCGCTCGCCACGCTCGACAGGAAGTCCATCGACAGCTACGTCACCAGGGTCGCCCACCACGACGAGGACGAGGTCGAGCGCCTCTACGAGGAGCGCGAGCGCAGGAGGAAGGCGGTCGAGGCCCTCAGGCCCAAgaaccacgacgacgacgacttcgAGGTCGACCGCGTCGACGCCCTCCCCGTCAAGACCCTGCAAGGGGAGCTGGTCTACAACAACG CCAAGAAAGCGAGATTTGATGACAGTTCTAATAATGTTGAATCTAAATCTGAAGACAAAGTAGGAAATTCCAAACAAACTATTCAAAAGGGAGAACGGAAGGAAAAATCCAAAAGCAAAAAGGGAGATGGTAAATTGCAAAATGTGCAAGCTCAAACTGAAGCTTCAAATGGAAAATTACAATCAAAAGTGCTG GAGGAGGTGAAGGAGGAACTTTCAGCTGAGGAATTATTTGAGAAAAAGAAGGCCCAGCTGGCTGAAATAGGGATGTCTATGCTTGAAGATCCTGAATCACATATTAGATCTCTAAATGATATGTTAAACATATGCAATGACAAAGACCAGAAGGTTGTTAAACTTAGTCTGATGTCCTTGCTTGCTGTGTTCAGGGACATTATTCCTAG TTACCGCATTAGGCAGTTGACAGAAAAAGAGCTTACGGTAGAGGTTTCAAAAGATGTAAAAAAGATGAGATATTATGAATACACACTTCTTCGCTCCTACAAG GCATACCTGCAAAAGTTAATCTCCTTGGAGAAGCAACCAAATTTTTCCGCTCTGGCTGTTCGTTGCATGTGTACTTTACTAGATACTGCTCCACATTTCAACTTCCGTGAAAGTATACTTGCCAGCGTGGCAAGAAATTTAAGTTCTCCAGATGATGCAGTGAG GAAAATGTGTTGTGAAACGATAAGGTCTCTATTTGTAGATGAAGGAAAGCATCGTGGTGAGGCAACTGTTGAAGCTGTGAGATTGATTGCTGATCATGTGAAGCTAAACGATTGCCAGCTTCATCCTGATAGCATTGAG GTCTTCCTATCTTTGAGATTTGATGATGATCTTGGAAAAGATGACACAGAGGAAGAAAAGGGAAAACCAAAGAAGAACAAACGACGACAAAACCAGGAAGTCCCAAAGCAATTGCCAGTGAGTGATAATAAGAAAGCCAAACAGGAATTGATCTCAAAGGCTAGAGAAGAG GTTGATGCTGAACTTAGATCTGTTTCCTTTACTCTTGATCCAAAGGAAAGGAGAAGGATACAGAAAGAAGCACTCTCTGCTCTTTTTGAGACTTACTTTCGGATTTTGAAGCATAGCATGAGTATTTCAAATTCCAG GGGCAAGGTCATTAATGTCTCCCCAGATGGCTCACACCCACTACTTGCTCCATGTTTGGAGGGTTTAGGAAAATTCTCACACTTAATTGATTTGGATTTCATGGGTGAACTTGTCGCGTGCCTCAAGAAGCTTTCTGGGTATACCGACCATCACTCTGGCACAGTACATGACAATACACTGTCTGTATCAGAACGTCTGCAGTGCTGCATAGTTGCATTTAAAGTCTGGAGGAGCAACCTTGAAGCTCTGAATGTAGACCTGCAAGACTTCTTTGTGCAGCTTTTTAACCTCATTCTGGAGTATCGGCCTGACAG AGATCGTGGTGAGGTATTAGCTGATGCTCTGAAGACACTTCTCTGGGAAGGCAAACAGCAGGATATGATAAGAGCAGCTGCTTTCATTAAACGCCTAGCAACCTTTGCTTTGTCCTTTGGTTCTGCAGAAGCCATGGCAG CATTAATCACACTGAAGCATCTTCTTCAAAAGAATAGCAAGTGCAGAAACATGTTGGAAAATGATTCTGGTGGTGGCTCCCTGTCTTGCTTAGTTGCG AAATATGACCCAGAAGCTAAAGATCCTTATCTGAGTGGGGCACTTGCCTCAGTCCTATGGGAGCTTAGCCTTCTGCAGAAGCATTACGATTCCTCTGTTTCCTCAATGGCCTCAAATATCTTGAGCATGGCCAATTTGAATCCTACACAGAATCCTGTTCCAATTTCAAATGCAAGCCCTCTAGAAGCATATAGAGACTTGTCAATGGAACGGAAATTGTCTAAACCAGCGAATAAATTGTTGCCACTAAACTGCAGAAAGAAGAGGCGTGGTAAGGAGTTTGTTGCCCTAAGCCCTGCAGCGCTCGAGGGATCAGATTGCGTTGCGGGTGGAGATGAACTCAAAGAGAAGTTAAAAAATCATTTTGCGGTACTAAGAGGTATCTCAGAGAATGAGAGATTGAGAGCTGAGCTGAACCACACGTTGTCATCCATCAACTTGTACAAGGAAtacaagaagcagaagaaaagcagGAAATCAAAGGCTGTTAAGAAAAAGGTTTCAAGGGCTTAA
- the LOC107275483 gene encoding U-box domain-containing protein 20: MCPVTKGDLRVDDLIPNHALRCIIQAWCVANHCRGVERIPTPRVPVTLAQAGEVLSLGEVEAAARAGDAARCGAAVREVGRLARESDRDRWCLASSGAASALAAAVASFAAVSDSSASSVLLNDVQASLVLVMPLDEKAIMAIGSSTASVALLANVAKHDDLQRRLQAVVIIREIVVLSSCC; the protein is encoded by the coding sequence ATGTGCCCGGTTACCAAAGGTGACCTCCGCGTCGACGACCTCATCCCCAACCACGCCCTCCGCTGCATCATCCAGGCGTGGTGCGTCGCCAACCACTGCCGTGGCGTCGAGCGGATCCCCACGCCGCGGGTGCCTGTCACGCTGGCACAGGCGGGCGAGGTGTTGAGCTTGGGCGAGGTCGAGGCCGCCGCGcgggcgggcgacgcggcgaggtgcggcgcggcggtgcgCGAGGTCGGCCGCCTCGCGCGGGAGTCCGATAGGGACCGGTGGTGCCTCGCGTCATCTGGCGCCGCCAGCGCACTCGCCGCGGCGGTCGCATCGTTCGCCGCAGTGAGTGACTCGTCAGCGTCGTCGGTCCTGCTCAACGACGTCCAGGCGTCGCTGGTGCTCGTCATGCCGCTCGACGAGAAGGCCATCATGGCCATCGGCTCATCGACCGCGTCGGTGGCGCTGCTCGCCAACGTCGCCAAGCACGACGACCTGCAGAGGAGGCTCCAGGCGGTGGTCATCATCAGGGAGATCGTTGTGTTGTCCTCGTGCTGCTAA